Proteins encoded together in one Dermacentor variabilis isolate Ectoservices chromosome 2, ASM5094787v1, whole genome shotgun sequence window:
- the LOC142573142 gene encoding uncharacterized protein LOC142573142 isoform X3 — translation MCIWMGGQLRRNIVCDPGYLEATFGSQQVLNSLGVKRRHEPTDSELQLGHSEACLEGDVARAGGNPWVQFGSHSSWKAARPPVTHTHKGACIHCGVPARPAITQDTPSKLGIHPPFRLGVSKCRS, via the exons ATGTGCATCTGGATGGGAGGCCAGCTTCGTCGCAACATTGTGTGTGACCCAGGTTATTTGGAGGCAACATTTGGCAGCCAGCAA GTCCTCAATTCTCTGGGTGTAAAGCGTCGTCATGAGCCTACTGACAGTGAACTGCAACTTGGGCATTCGGAAGCATGTTTGGAAG GTGACGTTGCACGTGCTGGCGGCAACCCTTGGGTCCAGTTTGGTTCGCACAGTTCGTGGAAGGCGGCCCGCCCTCctgtcacgcacacacacaaaggggcctgtattCACTGCGGGGTGCCCGCCAGACCGGCAATCACTCAAGACACCCCTAGCAAATTagggatccatcctccgtttcgattag GAGTCTCAAAATGTCGCAGCTGA
- the LOC142573142 gene encoding uncharacterized protein LOC142573142 isoform X1 translates to MPRSCDVLGCPNGSRRSSKGSSAADSNVIYHWVPEKEPRHSEWLSAVPIRHCGRNVSRRLVVCSLHFRPVDYEVSASLSKSLGLARRPVLSRSAVPSILPDCFDKQKVKPKDPSGTATLPRARDVENQSKFPESLSMKIGCCARRAKQVQCCLLTTSASIGVQVNRTVKESREKGTQVDFSLYQKKRCASITDVHLDGRPASSQHCV, encoded by the exons ATGCCGCGGTCCTGTGACGTCCTAGGGTGCCCTAACGGATCAAGACGCTCGTCCAAAGGCAGCTCGGCCGCCGACTCCAACGTAATTTACCACTGGGTGCCGGAGAAGGAACCCCGACATTCTGAATGGCTGAGTGCCGTGCCCATTCGGCACTGTGGACGAAATGTGTCCAGAAGACTCGTCGTGTGCTCGCTGCATTTTCGCCCAGTAGACTACGAAGTCAGTGCCTCGCTAAGCAAGTCGCTAGGGCTGGCCCGCAGGCCAGTGCTTTcacgtagcgctgttccgtcgatCTTGCCGGACTGCTTTGATAAGCAAAAGGTGAAGCCGAAGGATCCAAGCGGCACG GCCACTCTTCCCAGGGCCAGGGATGTGGAGAACCAAAGTAAATTTCCAGAGAGCCTTTCAATGAAAATTGGCTGCTGCGCCAGGCGTGCGAAGCAAGTTCAGTGTTGTCTACTCACCACAAGTGCAAGTATTG GAGTTCAAGTGAACAGAACTGTAAAGGAGAGCAGAGAGAAAGGAACCCAAGTTGACTTCAGCTTGTACCAGAAGAAACGGTGTGCAAGTATCACTGATGTGCATCTGGATGGGAGGCCAGCTTCGTCGCAACATTGTGTGTGA
- the LOC142573142 gene encoding uncharacterized protein LOC142573142 isoform X4, translating into MVNFCCVPECHQQGYRCKGGEKATLPRARDVENQSKFPESLSMKIGCCARRAKQVQCCLLTTSASIGVQVNRTVKESREKGTQVDFSLYQKKRCASITDVHLDGRPASSQHCV; encoded by the exons ATGGTCAACTTCTGCTGTGTTCCTGAATGTCACCAGCAGGGATACCGATGCAAAGGCGGCGAGAAG GCCACTCTTCCCAGGGCCAGGGATGTGGAGAACCAAAGTAAATTTCCAGAGAGCCTTTCAATGAAAATTGGCTGCTGCGCCAGGCGTGCGAAGCAAGTTCAGTGTTGTCTACTCACCACAAGTGCAAGTATTG GAGTTCAAGTGAACAGAACTGTAAAGGAGAGCAGAGAGAAAGGAACCCAAGTTGACTTCAGCTTGTACCAGAAGAAACGGTGTGCAAGTATCACTGATGTGCATCTGGATGGGAGGCCAGCTTCGTCGCAACATTGTGTGTGA
- the LOC142573142 gene encoding uncharacterized protein LOC142573142 isoform X2 codes for MPRSCDVLGCPNGSRRSSKGSSAADSNVIYHWVPEKEPRHSEWLSAVPIRHCGRNVSRRLVVCSLHFRPVDYEVSASLSKSLGLARRPVLSRSAVPSILPDCFDKQKVKPKDPSGTVSFHKFPRDKIMFRKWIVAIRRDPGPNFVVSQFTRVCSKHFKLDDYIPNVASGRRFLKENAVPTKFVCQACETASAF; via the exons ATGCCGCGGTCCTGTGACGTCCTAGGGTGCCCTAACGGATCAAGACGCTCGTCCAAAGGCAGCTCGGCCGCCGACTCCAACGTAATTTACCACTGGGTGCCGGAGAAGGAACCCCGACATTCTGAATGGCTGAGTGCCGTGCCCATTCGGCACTGTGGACGAAATGTGTCCAGAAGACTCGTCGTGTGCTCGCTGCATTTTCGCCCAGTAGACTACGAAGTCAGTGCCTCGCTAAGCAAGTCGCTAGGGCTGGCCCGCAGGCCAGTGCTTTcacgtagcgctgttccgtcgatCTTGCCGGACTGCTTTGATAAGCAAAAGGTGAAGCCGAAGGATCCAAGCGGCACG GTCTCATTTCACAAGTTCCCGCGGGACAAGATTATGTTCAGAAAGTGGATAGTCGCCATAAGAAGGGATCCAGGGCCAAACTTCGTGGTCAGCCAGTTTACAAGGGTCTGCTCCAAACATTTCAAGCTGGATGACTACATCCCAAACGTGGCTAGTGGGCGACGCTTTCTGAAGGAGAATGCTGTGCCGACGAAGTTTGTTTGCCAAGCCTGTGAAACAGCATCGGCCTTCTAA
- the LOC142573142 gene encoding THAP domain-containing protein 1-like isoform X5: MVNFCCVPECHQQGYRCKGGEKVSFHKFPRDKIMFRKWIVAIRRDPGPNFVVSQFTRVCSKHFKLDDYIPNVASGRRFLKENAVPTKFVCQACETASAF, encoded by the exons ATGGTCAACTTCTGCTGTGTTCCTGAATGTCACCAGCAGGGATACCGATGCAAAGGCGGCGAGAAG GTCTCATTTCACAAGTTCCCGCGGGACAAGATTATGTTCAGAAAGTGGATAGTCGCCATAAGAAGGGATCCAGGGCCAAACTTCGTGGTCAGCCAGTTTACAAGGGTCTGCTCCAAACATTTCAAGCTGGATGACTACATCCCAAACGTGGCTAGTGGGCGACGCTTTCTGAAGGAGAATGCTGTGCCGACGAAGTTTGTTTGCCAAGCCTGTGAAACAGCATCGGCCTTCTAA